One window from the genome of Pararhizobium gei encodes:
- a CDS encoding TetR family transcriptional regulator C-terminal domain-containing protein, with translation MVLPRAAQTQRRTRIQEEKEEQILEAALEVFATHGFRGSTIDQIAEVAGMSKPNLLYYFRTKEAMHRALIERVLHSWLDPLRAFDAEGNPVSEIRSYIRRKLEMARDFPRESRLFANEVLQGAPRIEDELKGPLKALVDEKADVIRAWAKAGKIAKCDPYHLIFAIWSTTQHYADFDVQVRAVLGAERAGEGRFEDAARFLEQLFLSGLEVKG, from the coding sequence ATGGTACTTCCAAGGGCAGCCCAGACGCAGCGGCGAACCCGTATCCAGGAGGAGAAGGAAGAGCAGATCCTCGAAGCTGCGCTCGAAGTCTTTGCTACCCATGGTTTTCGCGGCAGCACAATCGACCAGATCGCCGAGGTCGCGGGCATGTCCAAGCCGAACCTGCTCTATTATTTCCGGACCAAGGAAGCGATGCACCGGGCGTTGATCGAGCGGGTGCTGCACAGTTGGCTCGATCCGTTGCGCGCCTTCGATGCGGAGGGCAATCCGGTCTCGGAAATCCGCAGCTATATCCGCCGCAAGCTGGAAATGGCCCGCGATTTCCCTCGGGAAAGCAGGCTTTTTGCCAATGAGGTGCTGCAGGGCGCACCGCGCATCGAGGATGAACTCAAGGGTCCGCTGAAGGCGCTGGTGGACGAAAAGGCGGACGTGATCCGCGCTTGGGCGAAGGCCGGCAAGATCGCCAAATGCGATCCGTATCATCTGATCTTCGCCATCTGGTCAACCACGCAGCACTATGCCGATTTCGACGTTCAGGTGCGGGCCGTGCTGGGAGCGGAGCGTGCGGGCGAGGGACGGTTCGAAGATGCCGCGCGGTTTCTCGAACAGCTGTTCCTGAGCGGCCTGGAAGTCAAAGGCTGA
- a CDS encoding Zn-dependent hydrolase: MAAAPGENMRVNSDRLWNSLMDMAKIGPGIAGGNNRQTLTDEDGEGRRLFQSWAEAAGMTMGVDTMGNMFFTRPGSDPDALPVYVGSHLDTQPTGGKYDGVLGVLAGLELVRSMNDLGIKTKHPIVVTNWTNEEGARFAPAMLASGVFAGVHTQDFAYDRKDPDGKRFGDELERIGWRGEEEVGARKMHAYFEYHIEQGPILEAEDKQIGVVTHCQGLWWLEFTLTGREAHTGSTPMNLRVNAGLAMSRIIEMVQGVAMAEQPGAVGGVGQVFFSPNSRNVLPGKVVFTVDIRSPDKAKLDRMRTKIEAEAPEITEALGVGCSIEAIGHFEPVTFDPTLVTAVRNAAERLGYSHMNLISGAGHDACWTARVAPSTMVMCPCVGGLSHNEAEEISKEWAAAGCDVLFHAVVETAGIVE; encoded by the coding sequence ATGGCAGCTGCACCGGGCGAGAACATGCGCGTCAATTCGGACCGTCTGTGGAATTCGCTGATGGACATGGCGAAGATCGGCCCCGGCATTGCCGGCGGCAACAATCGCCAGACGCTGACGGACGAGGACGGCGAAGGCCGCAGACTGTTCCAGTCCTGGGCCGAAGCGGCCGGCATGACCATGGGCGTCGACACCATGGGCAACATGTTCTTCACCCGCCCCGGCTCCGACCCGGACGCCCTGCCAGTCTATGTCGGCTCCCATCTCGACACGCAGCCCACCGGCGGCAAATATGACGGCGTTCTCGGCGTGCTCGCAGGGCTTGAGCTTGTGCGCTCGATGAACGATCTGGGTATCAAGACAAAGCACCCGATCGTCGTCACCAACTGGACCAACGAGGAAGGCGCACGCTTTGCGCCTGCCATGCTCGCCTCCGGCGTCTTTGCCGGTGTGCATACCCAGGATTTCGCCTATGACCGCAAGGATCCGGACGGCAAGCGCTTCGGCGACGAACTGGAGCGCATCGGCTGGCGCGGCGAGGAAGAAGTCGGCGCCCGCAAGATGCACGCCTATTTCGAATATCATATCGAGCAGGGCCCGATCCTCGAGGCGGAAGACAAGCAGATCGGCGTCGTCACCCACTGTCAGGGCCTGTGGTGGCTGGAATTCACGCTCACCGGGCGTGAAGCCCATACCGGTTCGACACCGATGAATCTGCGCGTCAATGCCGGGCTTGCCATGTCCCGCATCATCGAGATGGTGCAGGGCGTGGCCATGGCCGAACAGCCGGGCGCCGTCGGCGGCGTCGGCCAAGTGTTCTTCTCGCCGAATTCGCGCAACGTGTTGCCGGGTAAGGTCGTTTTCACAGTCGATATCCGTTCGCCGGACAAGGCCAAGCTCGATCGCATGCGTACAAAGATCGAGGCGGAAGCGCCTGAGATCACCGAAGCGCTCGGCGTCGGCTGTTCGATCGAGGCGATCGGCCATTTCGAACCGGTGACCTTCGACCCGACCCTCGTCACTGCTGTCCGCAACGCCGCCGAACGCCTCGGCTACAGCCACATGAACCTGATCTCCGGCGCCGGCCACGATGCCTGCTGGACAGCCAGGGTGGCGCCCTCGACCATGGTCATGTGCCCCTGCGTCGGCGGTCTCTCCCACAATGAGGCCGAGGAGATATCGAAGGAATGGGCCGCCGCCGGGTGCGACGTGCTGTTCCATGCGGTGGTGGAGACGGCGGGGATTGTGGAGTAG
- a CDS encoding endonuclease domain-containing protein yields the protein MNAQKNNDITKRRNGATAKARNLRQDETEVEYKLWNELRNRLLNGYKFTRQVPLGIYVADFVCRERSLVIELDGAQHCDSLADIVRTRWLNEKGYSVLRFWNDEVLRERRAVLDTILAVLSGEISARCDATRFSPADSFANTKKEIRS from the coding sequence GTGAACGCGCAGAAAAACAACGACATTACCAAGCGCCGAAATGGCGCAACAGCGAAAGCCCGTAATCTTCGGCAGGACGAGACAGAGGTCGAATACAAGCTCTGGAATGAACTGCGCAATCGCCTTCTGAATGGATACAAATTCACAAGACAAGTGCCGCTTGGAATTTATGTTGCCGACTTCGTTTGCCGCGAAAGAAGCCTTGTGATCGAACTCGACGGCGCACAGCATTGCGACTCGCTTGCCGATATTGTTCGAACACGTTGGCTGAACGAAAAGGGTTATTCAGTCCTGCGGTTCTGGAACGATGAAGTCCTGCGCGAGCGGCGCGCAGTTCTCGACACAATACTCGCAGTCCTGTCCGGCGAGATTTCCGCTCGTTGCGATGCGACCCGCTTTTCGCCCGCCGACTCCTTTGCGAATACCAAAAAGGAAATACGCTCATGA
- the hydA gene encoding dihydropyrimidinase: MTTIIKNGTIVTADLTYKADVKIDGGRIVEIGPDLSGDEVLDATGCYVMPGGIDPHTHLEMPFMGTYSSDNFESGTRAALSGGTTMVVDFALPSPGQSLLEALDMWDNKTSRATCDFSFHMAITWWGEQVFNEMQTIVEQKGINSFKHFMAYKGALMVDDDEMFHSFQRCAELGALPMVHAENGDIVAQMQAKLLSEGNNGPEAHAYSRPAAVEGEATNRAIIIADMAGAPLYVVHTSCEQAHEAIRRARQNGMRVYGEPLIQHLTLDESEYANPDWDHAARRVMSPPFRNKQHQNSLWAGLAAGSLQVVATDHCAFTTAQKRFGVGDFTKIPNGTGGLEDRMPMLWTHGVATGRITMNEFVAVTSTNIAKILNMYPKKGAILVGADADLVVWDPKRSKTISASAQQSAIDYNVFEGKEVTGLPRYTLTRGVVAIEEGTVKTREGHGEFVKREPFTAVNKALSTWKDITAPRKVQRSGIPASGV, translated from the coding sequence ATGACCACCATCATCAAAAACGGCACCATCGTCACCGCCGACCTCACCTACAAGGCCGACGTCAAGATCGATGGTGGCAGGATTGTCGAGATCGGGCCTGATCTATCCGGCGACGAGGTGCTGGATGCAACCGGCTGCTATGTCATGCCTGGTGGCATCGATCCGCACACGCATCTCGAAATGCCGTTCATGGGTACCTATTCCTCGGACAATTTCGAGAGCGGCACCCGCGCGGCACTCTCCGGCGGCACGACGATGGTTGTCGATTTCGCTCTCCCCTCGCCCGGCCAGTCGCTGCTCGAAGCGCTTGATATGTGGGACAACAAGACGTCGCGGGCGACCTGCGACTTTTCCTTCCACATGGCGATCACCTGGTGGGGCGAGCAGGTCTTCAACGAGATGCAGACCATTGTCGAGCAGAAGGGCATCAATTCTTTCAAGCACTTCATGGCCTACAAGGGCGCCCTGATGGTGGATGACGACGAGATGTTCCACTCGTTCCAGCGCTGCGCCGAACTGGGCGCGCTGCCGATGGTGCATGCCGAAAACGGCGACATCGTCGCGCAGATGCAGGCGAAACTGCTGTCCGAAGGCAATAACGGCCCGGAAGCCCACGCCTATTCGCGTCCCGCCGCCGTCGAGGGCGAAGCGACCAACCGCGCCATCATCATCGCCGATATGGCAGGCGCCCCGCTCTACGTCGTCCACACATCCTGCGAACAGGCCCACGAAGCCATCCGCCGCGCCCGGCAGAACGGCATGCGCGTCTATGGCGAGCCGCTGATCCAGCACCTGACGCTGGACGAGAGCGAATATGCCAATCCCGATTGGGACCATGCCGCCCGCCGCGTCATGTCGCCTCCCTTCCGCAACAAGCAGCATCAGAACTCACTTTGGGCCGGCCTTGCAGCGGGCTCGCTGCAGGTGGTCGCCACCGACCACTGCGCCTTCACCACGGCACAAAAACGCTTTGGCGTCGGCGATTTCACCAAGATCCCGAATGGCACAGGCGGACTGGAAGACCGCATGCCGATGCTCTGGACCCACGGCGTCGCCACCGGCCGCATCACCATGAACGAGTTCGTGGCCGTGACTTCGACCAACATCGCCAAGATCCTCAACATGTATCCGAAGAAGGGCGCCATCCTCGTCGGCGCCGATGCGGATCTCGTTGTCTGGGATCCGAAGCGCTCGAAGACCATCTCGGCCTCTGCCCAGCAGTCGGCGATCGACTACAACGTCTTCGAAGGCAAGGAAGTCACCGGCCTGCCGCGCTACACGCTGACCCGCGGCGTCGTTGCGATCGAGGAAGGAACCGTCAAGACGCGCGAGGGCCACGGCGAATTCGTCAAGCGCGAACCTTTTACCGCCGTCAACAAGGCGCTCTCCACTTGGAAGGACATCACCGCACCGCGCAAGGTCCAGCGCAGCGGCATTCCGGCAAGCGGGGTGTGA
- a CDS encoding cupin domain-containing protein — protein sequence MTQSSQPTCRIVRPGGTYDGKQRFSYFGGIAAETVGSSGICMHLLTIPPGGRAKAHKHASHETAIYMLSGEAHTWYGERLENHVIVRAGEMFYIPAGVPHLPANLSDQPASAVIARTDPNEQESVILLPELEALVPA from the coding sequence ATGACGCAATCATCACAGCCGACCTGCCGGATCGTTCGTCCCGGCGGCACCTATGACGGCAAGCAGAGGTTCAGCTATTTCGGAGGGATCGCTGCCGAGACCGTGGGGTCGAGCGGCATCTGCATGCACCTTCTGACCATCCCGCCGGGCGGCCGGGCCAAGGCGCACAAGCATGCGAGCCATGAAACCGCGATCTACATGCTGTCGGGCGAGGCGCATACCTGGTACGGCGAGCGGCTGGAAAACCACGTCATCGTCCGCGCCGGCGAGATGTTCTACATCCCCGCCGGCGTGCCGCATCTGCCGGCCAATCTCTCCGACCAGCCTGCATCCGCCGTGATTGCCCGCACCGATCCGAACGAACAGGAGAGCGTGATTTTGCTGCCGGAATTGGAGGCGCTGGTGCCGGCCTGA
- a CDS encoding ABC transporter ATP-binding protein: protein MSNTSASVVSARQLGLTFTTNDGPVHALTGVDLSVNKGDFVSFIGPSGCGKTTFLRVIADLEKPTSGTITVNGMTPEEARKKRAYGYVFQAAALYPWRTIEKNIALPLEIMGYGAAEQKERVERTLDLVNLSGFGKKFPWQLSGGMQQRASIARALAFDADLLLMDEPFGALDEIVRDHLNEQLLKLWDRTNKTICFVTHSIPEAVYLSTRIVVMSPRPGRVTDVIESTLPRERPLDIRETPEFLEIARRVREGLRAGHSYDE from the coding sequence ATGAGCAATACTTCCGCATCCGTTGTCTCCGCCAGACAATTGGGTTTGACCTTTACCACCAATGACGGTCCCGTCCATGCGCTGACCGGCGTCGATCTTTCCGTCAACAAGGGCGATTTCGTCTCCTTCATCGGCCCGTCCGGCTGCGGCAAGACGACCTTCCTGCGGGTCATCGCCGACCTAGAGAAGCCGACCTCCGGCACGATCACCGTCAACGGCATGACGCCCGAGGAAGCGCGCAAAAAACGCGCCTATGGGTATGTCTTCCAGGCGGCAGCGCTTTACCCCTGGCGGACGATCGAGAAGAACATCGCGCTTCCCCTTGAGATCATGGGCTATGGCGCCGCCGAACAGAAAGAGCGTGTCGAGCGCACGCTGGACCTCGTCAATCTCTCGGGTTTCGGCAAGAAATTTCCCTGGCAGCTGTCGGGCGGCATGCAGCAGCGCGCCTCGATTGCCCGCGCGCTCGCCTTCGACGCCGATCTGCTCCTGATGGACGAGCCCTTTGGAGCGCTGGACGAAATCGTCCGCGACCATCTCAACGAACAGCTTCTGAAACTCTGGGACCGGACCAACAAGACGATCTGCTTCGTCACCCATTCCATCCCCGAAGCCGTCTACCTCTCCACCCGCATCGTGGTGATGAGCCCGCGCCCGGGCCGGGTGACCGACGTGATCGAATCGACGCTGCCAAGGGAGCGCCCGCTCGATATCCGCGAGACGCCCGAATTTCTGGAGATCGCCCGGCGGGTTCGCGAAGGTTTGAGAGCGGGGCATAGCTATGACGAGTAG